Genomic DNA from Deltaproteobacteria bacterium:
GCGAGCAGCGCAAATTTTATATGCACCGCACCAGCCATTGGCTGGGGATGGACGTGCACGATGTCGGGGCCTACAAGATCGGCGAGGAATCGCGTGTGCTGGAGCCCGGCATGGTGCTGACCGTCGAGCCAGGGATTTATATTGCCGAAGACGCCGAGGGGGTGGAAGAACGCTTCCGCGGCATTGGCATTCGTATCGAAGATGACGTACTGGTGACGGCCAACGGTCATGAAGTGTTGACCAAGGCGATTCCCAAAGAAATTGACGAGATCGAAGCGTTGCGGAAGGGGGCAGCATGAAACGGGGACGGCGTGGAAGTGGGATCATCGGGATTATCGGCGGCTGTACACTATTGGTTTGCGGCGGGTGCACGGTTCAACAGCAGCAACAAGTCTTGGGAACGATCGGCCAAGTTATTCCTGGTGCTTCTCAATCGGTGTTCGGCGAGTCAGGTCCTTCCTCCTCGGAGTCGCAAGCCGCTGCTCCGGCACCGCGAGTCGATCCGAATCGTGTCGAAGCGCAGTTGGTGCTCTACACCCTGCAGCGCGCAATGAGCGACAATCCCTCACCGTTTCAGGAATGCCTGGATAAAGCCGAGTGCAAATCCGCGCTGGCTGCGCACCTGATTCGTTTGCAAAAGCAGGCGATGAGTACGCTGGATCTGCCACCGGCGTATGATCGCTACGATTTGAAGCGGGGGAAGGAATGACAAAGCCCGCCCTCGCCGTCGTTCCCCTGAAAGGCAGGGGCGGCTCGCCGAGCCGCCCGTGTAGGGGCGAGGTATGTCTCACCCCTACTTCGCCGGATTATTCGCGTGCTTCTGTAAGTAGTCGAGTATCGTTGCGCGCTCATCCGGCGTGGGTAGCGGCACACGTCGCCGTTGCATTTCTACTTCCATGCGAGCGAGCATGAACTGCCACATATCGGCAGTGAGCAGGCTTGGAGCATAGAGTCGGTGGCACATCGAGCAGCGTTGCTGGTAGAGCTGCGCCGCAGGAGACTCAGGTTCCGGGAGAGAAGCGTTGCAACCGACAAGACTGGTCAAGGCTAACGCGAACATCAGCCACATCCCTTTTCCCCGCCTGTCTCTTTGCCTCAAAACTCCTCCCGACATACTGCCATCTGCCCGGGGATGTCTTCGATTAGCACCTCGATCGTTTGGATGCCGCCGCGCTGCTGTTGCAGCCGCTCGCGCAGACGGGCGACTAGGTAGCACGCAATTTCTTCCGATGAGGTATGGACGAGCGGCAAGAGACACACGTCTTGCCGAGGCAGGAGAAATTCCGTGCCGTCTTCGCAGCCGATATGCACGGCACCACCGCGCTCCTCAATCGTGAGACAGTCGCTCTCGCGCGGGAGCAGGGTGCGGAAGTGGAGTTGGGCGCATTCTTCCTCGGCGACTTTCTTTAAGACCAAGAAATCGACCACATAGCCGTCCGGCCCGACCGGGCCGCTGACCGTGACTTGCGCTTGATACGTATGCCCATGCAGCGGCTCGCGAAACCCGCGAAACGCAATGAAGTGAGCAGCGGTGAAACGCAACATTTCTTTGCCGATCGATACGGAGAAAATGCTCATGATCGTCCTCGCGTAGTCATCTTCGCATGGTCATCTTCGATTGCTAGGAGAAAAGACTATCCGGCGAGAAAATCGGCCAAGCCGCTACGCGCGAGCGCTGCCGCCGATTCGCCGAAAGCCTGTCGGTAACGTGCGGGGGTGAATCCTGTGGTTACGAGAAATCGTTCGCGCTCTTCCTCCAACCGAAGAGCGAGGCGACTACGGAGTTCCTGCGCCAGTGCTGGCTCTGCGGCGAGGGGAGCGAGCAGATCGTGTACGCTGACGCCATGCACGCCGCCCAACAGGCACGACAAGAAATAGGACAATTGATCCTCGTTCGGCTTGCGGTGCCAAGTTTCCGCCGTGTTCATGATGGCATATATCCCGGTGTGTTGACGGACGGAGACTACAGCCTCCGAGCCTGTACCTTCGGCACCGGGAGCCAGAAAAATCAGCGCATAGCCGGCGTGCTCCACGGCAACAGGATGCGGAATGTAATGGGGCGATGTGAACCCGGCCAAGGTGCAGAGCTGACGGCGGTAACGCACGACATCGTGATCGGCGTCGAGCATCAGTTGCCAGAGAAACTCAGCTAAGCTCAACATCTCTCCGCGCGCCATTTCCATCAGTTGCTGCAGCGCCTCCGGCGCATAGCCCTCGCGCTTGGCGAGGTGGTAAGCGTCTTCTAGAGGAACCGTCAACGCTAATCCTTCGACTGCTTCTTGTGTGGCCGTTGCCGGGGCAGCGACCCGTCCTTGGAGCGGGAACCGCAGGACCTCTAGATCCGTGGCGAAGCGGTCGCCATACTTCGAGAGTTTGGCGAACCCCCGGCGACAGTTGGCCAGCGATACGATGCGTGCCTCCGCCACCTGTAAAGCACCGGAAAAAGCTAGCCCCGTTCCGCTCATCAACGAACCGTGACCGATGATCATGACATCCATACGTGGCAGAGCTTAGCGAGGGAAAAGCCGGGGGAAAAGCCCAGCGCTCTCGAGGTTGCAACGTCGCCACGGAGGATCTAGGCTGCTTCGACAAGAGGCCCACCTATGACACACCCTGCTGTTTCGACGGAGTCCGCTGCTTTCTTCCCCGTGAACCTGAAGGTCACGTGGCTGACTGACGAACAGTTCGAGCACCTGTGTGCCGAGAACCCGGAGCTGCGGCTCGAACTCACGGCCCAAGGGGAGTTGATCGGTATGCCTTCTACAGGATCGGAAACCGGATGGTCCGATAGCGAAATCAACGCTGCCCTCAATACCTGGGCGAAGAAAGACGGAACCGGACTGACTTTTGGCTCTTCTACCGGCTTCACGTTACCTAACGGGGCGAAACGTTCTCCTGACGCCTCGTGGGTGAGACGCGAGCGTTGGAGTACGTTGACCAAAGAGCAGCGGCGCAAATTCGCTCCACTCTGTCCAGATTTTGTGCTTGAATTGTGCTCGCCGACCGACAGTCTTCCCATGTTGCAAGAGAAGATGCAGGAGTATCTCGACAACGGCGCGCGGCTCGGGTGGTTGCTCGATCCGCTCGAACGGCGTGTACATGTCTATCAGCCCGGCCAGCTGGTCCTCGTGCTGGATGACCCGGAAACGATCGACGGCGACCCGATCCTGCCTGACTTTGTCCTTCCTGTGCGCGAATTGTGGGAGCCGCCAGAGTAGAGAAAAAGACAGAAGGGCAATCGGTTGATAAGCATATCTTGCTTGTGAACCGATTGCTTGCGCCGCTTTTTGTCCGAGATACTCACGCACGTCGGTCGGCACCACCTGCACTCCCTCTTGTACGAACATCCGCACGCACGGCGTGTTGACTTCGAGCAGAGGCCTCCATAGGATCGCGCGGGGCAGATGCACTTTGACGCTAAACAAAATCTCAGGGAGGGTAGGCAGTCATGAAATGTCTCCTTGTCTCCGATCTGCACTACGCTCTCAAACAATACGATTGGGTGTCGAACGTCTCGAAAGATTTTGACGTCGTCGTGATCGCGGGCGATCATCTCGATATCTCTTCGGCTGTCGAGGTGCGGGCCCAAATCGCGGTGATTCTGACTTACCTGAAGCGTCTCCATACGAAGACCAAACTCATCGTGTGCTCGGGCAATCACGATCTCGATGCGCGTAACGATGCTGGGGAGAAGGTGGCGAAATGGATCGCGAAAGTACGTCAACTCGGAGTGTCAACCGATGGAGACTGTCTTTCCGTTGACGGCGTCTTGATTACCATTTGTCCGTGGTGGGACGGTCCGCAGACGCGGGAGACCGTAGGCGCTCAGTTTGCACGCGATGCAGCAAAGCCGAAAGAGCAATGGATTTGGGTCTATCATGCGCCGCCGGACGAATCGCCGACGAGCTGGGGTGGGCAGAAGCATTTCGGCGACGCCGAGTTGGTGCGTTGGATCGAGCAGTACCAGCCCGACCTCGTCCTCAGCGGCCACATCCATCAGTCGCCTTTTCGCCAAGGTGGGTCTTGGGTGGATCGGCTAGGTTCCACCTGGGTCTTCAACCCAGGAAGGCAGATAGGTTCTAGCCCTACTCATATCGTTTTCGACACCAAAGAGCGGATGGCGCTGTGGTTCTCGCTAGCTGGTGCTGAAGTCGTGCAAATGGACAAGCCGCTTACTCGTCCGGTTCCTGAACTCACCGAACTGCCAGGCTGGTTCAAATAGTCGTATTGGGGTCACGGTCGGAGCCCGGACTACATTCCTCAACCTGTTGATGGACTAAGGTCTCGAGCACCTCATCCACCATGCCGAGATGGTCTTCCTGATCTTCGAACTGTTTCTTTAGGTCCGCGAGATACGTAGTGACATTATATAATCTCTGCGCGAGGAGTTTGGCGAGTTGGTAGGCAATGTCGGTCTGCGATTGGAGAAACTCGGCAGCGCGCTCGACCATGTGCATCCGTGACGACGTTAACGTCCTGACATTGGCGGTATGAGGAATATCGAGGAGAACCGACATCTCGCCGAAGATCGCGCCGGGCTCGGATGTGGTAGCGATTTGAAAATCGCCCTTCAACACTTCGATCTCTCCTTCGATGAGAATATAGAGAATGCCGTGCTGCTCCTTTTCGACCAGGAGCACTTCACCGGGGCCGAAGGTCCGTTCTGGGAGCCCTTGGCAATAACTCAAAATCGTGCGCATCGCCGTACCTCCGCAAGGGGCTACCGTACCACGAATAGTAATGAGAATCGACAGGCGCGTCGTCGATAGGCGAGGGGATGAAGCATGTTAGGAACCCAGCTCTGGTTTGCCCTTCCGACTCTCCTTTTTCTTTTTCCCCAGCTTCCGCTTCGGTTCCGGCTTTTCCTGGGTATGCTTTGTCCGGTCGGCGGCAAAGACGTGGAGGATCATGTCTGCGGTCTTCGCCGCAGCGATCGCCTTCCAGTCATGGTCCGGCAACAGGACCAGCTCTGGTGCCAGTTCGGTAAATTTCTTGAGCCGCCAGGCGTTTTCCCACCAGGCTTGGCGATCCGAGACGAAGCCGGGTTCGCGCACGTAGCGCGCCTGTTCCAAGGTCCAGGCAAGGTTCCCGCAAATCAGCACCGGCGCGTGGGGCAGCCGGAGCAGGATCGCCATACCGCCGGGAGTGGCACCAGGAACGTCAATCAAGAGGATGCTGCCATCGCCAAACAGGTCACGGTGCGCGCGAAAGGTACCCAACGCTTCGGTCCCGGCAAAGTCGATCAATTGCCACTTCCGCACGCCATCGTACTCGTCGCTCAAGGAGAGCGCAGTTTCTTCTTCCTCCGTGGCGGCAGTATGTTCGGCGGAGGAGACAAGCACTCGCGCGGTGGGAAAATTCTCTAGCTCTCCTGTGTGGCTGAAGCGTAGGTCCGGCAAAATAATGGTCTGCACGTCTTGCTCCGACCATCCCAGGGATTCGAGTTGCGAGAGAATATCTTGCCCTTCAGCCAGCGTGGGGGAGCCGATAGCGGTGCGAAACTCTCCCAGATAGCTCTGTGCGCCTTGCGCGACGCCGCGACTGAGACCGGTGCCGATCAGAATGAGTCCGTGGCGCGGATGTTCGACGGCAAACACGATAACCTCGATATCGAGGGTTTCCAGCAGACTCCCGCCCCGGTAGACGACCCGTTTGGGAACGGTGACTGTTCCGGTCTGAAACACTCGGAGTTTCAAACCGGCGACACCTTTGTACGGCTGTGGCCAATGGTGTAGTTGCGGAAGAACATAAGCGGGGTGCAACGGTTTCTCCTCGCAGGCAGAAACCG
This window encodes:
- a CDS encoding 6-carboxytetrahydropterin synthase, translating into MSIFSVSIGKEMLRFTAAHFIAFRGFREPLHGHTYQAQVTVSGPVGPDGYVVDFLVLKKVAEEECAQLHFRTLLPRESDCLTIEERGGAVHIGCEDGTEFLLPRQDVCLLPLVHTSSEEIACYLVARLRERLQQQRGGIQTIEVLIEDIPGQMAVCREEF
- a CDS encoding Uma2 family endonuclease — protein: MTHPAVSTESAAFFPVNLKVTWLTDEQFEHLCAENPELRLELTAQGELIGMPSTGSETGWSDSEINAALNTWAKKDGTGLTFGSSTGFTLPNGAKRSPDASWVRRERWSTLTKEQRRKFAPLCPDFVLELCSPTDSLPMLQEKMQEYLDNGARLGWLLDPLERRVHVYQPGQLVLVLDDPETIDGDPILPDFVLPVRELWEPPE
- a CDS encoding metallophosphoesterase, whose protein sequence is MKCLLVSDLHYALKQYDWVSNVSKDFDVVVIAGDHLDISSAVEVRAQIAVILTYLKRLHTKTKLIVCSGNHDLDARNDAGEKVAKWIAKVRQLGVSTDGDCLSVDGVLITICPWWDGPQTRETVGAQFARDAAKPKEQWIWVYHAPPDESPTSWGGQKHFGDAELVRWIEQYQPDLVLSGHIHQSPFRQGGSWVDRLGSTWVFNPGRQIGSSPTHIVFDTKERMALWFSLAGAEVVQMDKPLTRPVPELTELPGWFK
- a CDS encoding cyclic nucleotide-binding domain-containing protein, coding for MRTILSYCQGLPERTFGPGEVLLVEKEQHGILYILIEGEIEVLKGDFQIATTSEPGAIFGEMSVLLDIPHTANVRTLTSSRMHMVERAAEFLQSQTDIAYQLAKLLAQRLYNVTTYLADLKKQFEDQEDHLGMVDEVLETLVHQQVEECSPGSDRDPNTTI
- a CDS encoding MBL fold metallo-hydrolase codes for the protein MRMAILALMLVVSVSACEEKPLHPAYVLPQLHHWPQPYKGVAGLKLRVFQTGTVTVPKRVVYRGGSLLETLDIEVIVFAVEHPRHGLILIGTGLSRGVAQGAQSYLGEFRTAIGSPTLAEGQDILSQLESLGWSEQDVQTIILPDLRFSHTGELENFPTARVLVSSAEHTAATEEEETALSLSDEYDGVRKWQLIDFAGTEALGTFRAHRDLFGDGSILLIDVPGATPGGMAILLRLPHAPVLICGNLAWTLEQARYVREPGFVSDRQAWWENAWRLKKFTELAPELVLLPDHDWKAIAAAKTADMILHVFAADRTKHTQEKPEPKRKLGKKKKESRKGKPELGS